The segment TAATCAGTTGAATCGCTTCTTGAATGTTGTGACTATCATATTGCATCACTTTACCAAAGCTAGACTGACTTAACTTATTTGTAGTCTGTGTAGGCTGTAAATGTATGCCATCATTTTGTGACATAACATAGCCTCTCACTGCTTCCTGAAGCTCTACATAGCCCGATAAATCCATCGCATAGCAAAAACGAATAACGGTTGACTCACTGACATTAGCCATCCTTCCTACTTCTGCTGCACCATTAGCAATAACTGTTGTAGGATTATCCATTACAAATTGCGCTACTTTACGTTGCCCCTTTGACAACCTTACAAACCTTTTCTTTATATCTTCATGAATACTCATTTCTAACAACCTTTCTTTCAATGACCTTATCACGAATAGGAGATTGTTTCCTACTGCCTCAAAATTCGATTAGAAATACAGTATCATGATTACAATTTGAATACAATGACTTTTCTGAAAAATCTTTAGCGCTTCAACTTGCTAATACGGTAATATATTTTCAACCTTATTTGTATAGTAATTGACGCTTCACCATAACTTGTGGTTGACTTCTGCTTCACTCGCGCTGCTCGCTCCAGTCAACTACATCTTTTGATAATGAACCAAGATAAAAAAATGCCTCGGATAATTTATTATCCAAGACATTTATCATAATATGATCATTCTAGCTCTAGCTGCTTCGTTTCTTTTCCTAAGAAAATTACACCTATTACACCAATAATAATTGCTACACAGAAAATAGCAAAGATAAAGCCAATTGTATAGCCCGCTGTTAATAAAAAGCCAACTAACAATGGTCCAAAAATTCCTCCGATACGCCCTACTGCTGCTGCCATCCCTGCACCTGTTCCACGAATAACCGCTGGATACTGCTCAGGTGTATAAGCATAAAGAGCACCCCATGCACCTAAGTTAAAAAATGATAAAAACATACCTGAAATTAATAGCACGCTAAGCGTTTCTGCATTGCCAAATGTAGCCGCACTAACTGCTGTACCAATTAGATAAGACACAAGCACAAACTTTCGTCCAATCTTCTCAATAAACCATGCTGCTGTAAAATAGCCTGGTAGTTGAGCCAATGTCATAATTAAGACATATTTAAAGCTGGTAATCATATCAAAGCCTTTCCCAACCATTACGCTTGGTAGCCATAAAAACATGCCATAATATGAAAATACAACTGTAAACCATAAGAGCCATAGCATTAATGTCGAACGTGCATATTTCTTTGACCATACCTCTTTTATATTTTGACTAATGCTTCGCTTTTTGGATTCTTCCTTTACTGTAAATTGTGGTGAATCAGGCAAATGCCAGCGAAGATAAATAGCATAGAAGGCTGGAAGTGCTGTTAAAATAAGTGCTACTCGCCACCCCCATGTCGGAATAACAAAATACGAAATCAATGCTGCAATTAGCCAGCCTGCCGCCCAGAAGCTTTCTAGTAAAACAACTACACGTCCTCTTTCTTTTGCCTCTACACTTTCAGACACTAATGTTGAAGC is part of the Lysinibacillus sp. FSL K6-0232 genome and harbors:
- a CDS encoding MFS transporter gives rise to the protein MTTNTIGTNKPQQTISRNKLLGVAGIGWLFDAMDVGILSFVIAALAADWGLSPSQSGWIGSVNSIGMAVGALVFGVFADKVGRKKIFMWTLVLFSVASGLSALTTTLVAFLLLRFLVGMGLGGELPVASTLVSESVEAKERGRVVVLLESFWAAGWLIAALISYFVIPTWGWRVALILTALPAFYAIYLRWHLPDSPQFTVKEESKKRSISQNIKEVWSKKYARSTLMLWLLWFTVVFSYYGMFLWLPSVMVGKGFDMITSFKYVLIMTLAQLPGYFTAAWFIEKIGRKFVLVSYLIGTAVSAATFGNAETLSVLLISGMFLSFFNLGAWGALYAYTPEQYPAVIRGTGAGMAAAVGRIGGIFGPLLVGFLLTAGYTIGFIFAIFCVAIIIGVIGVIFLGKETKQLELE